The following coding sequences are from one Negativicoccus succinicivorans window:
- a CDS encoding polysaccharide deacetylase family protein, whose amino-acid sequence MQKKIWRWGLVVTMLMAMMLLAGCQHDPVTNTTAHDAEPVKAATAPPAEEPVKNGVSVLMYHMIADLANNDAVLAPDHFRAQMQFLKDNGYHPISLQQLDEYISHGTPLPEKPVCITFDDGYLDNYEIVYPLMKEFGFPWTIFVVTNDVGKSGRVTWEQLKEMQAAGVTVANHTFSHPQTTYLPAKTQREEVTLSQQALAEHLGIENTYFCYPYGLYNNTLLGILQENGITLAVTMDPGRVHVGDDPLTVRRIWIGNRVDLEHFEERLTTDQYRSL is encoded by the coding sequence ATGCAAAAAAAGATTTGGCGCTGGGGTCTGGTCGTTACCATGCTGATGGCGATGATGTTGCTGGCCGGTTGCCAACATGATCCTGTTACGAACACGACGGCGCATGACGCCGAGCCGGTCAAGGCCGCAACGGCTCCGCCGGCCGAGGAGCCGGTGAAAAACGGCGTATCTGTTTTGATGTACCATATGATTGCCGATCTTGCGAATAATGACGCGGTGCTGGCTCCGGATCATTTTCGAGCGCAAATGCAATTTTTAAAAGATAACGGCTACCATCCGATCTCATTGCAACAATTGGATGAGTATATCAGTCACGGTACGCCGTTGCCGGAAAAACCCGTTTGCATTACGTTTGATGACGGCTATCTCGATAACTATGAAATCGTGTATCCGCTCATGAAAGAATTCGGTTTTCCGTGGACGATTTTTGTCGTTACCAATGATGTCGGCAAATCCGGTCGCGTCACTTGGGAACAGCTCAAAGAAATGCAGGCGGCGGGCGTGACGGTGGCGAACCATACTTTTTCGCATCCGCAGACGACTTACCTTCCGGCCAAGACGCAGCGGGAAGAGGTCACGTTGTCACAACAGGCGTTGGCGGAGCATTTGGGCATTGAAAATACGTACTTCTGTTATCCGTACGGTTTGTACAATAATACGCTGCTTGGCATTTTACAGGAGAACGGCATTACGTTGGCGGTGACGATGGATCCGGGCCGTGTGCATGTCGGTGATGATCCGCTTACCGTCCGCCGGATTTGGATCGGTAATCGCGTGGATTTGGAACATTTTGAAGAACGGTTGACCACGGATCAGTACCGTTCGTTATAA
- a CDS encoding F0F1 ATP synthase subunit epsilon: MATNDAGMRVNIITPDGTVFSEDGVDLVVARALDGEFGIMRDHAPLVAALKVWPIRIKKDGKEIVIAVFGGFMEVKDNVVTITSRVAETADYIDIERAIKARDRALSRLESKDKNIDYERAELALQRALIRLQVAGATKLKS, from the coding sequence ATGGCCACGAATGATGCGGGAATGCGCGTCAACATCATCACGCCGGACGGCACTGTTTTCAGTGAAGACGGCGTCGATTTGGTGGTCGCACGCGCACTTGACGGTGAGTTCGGGATCATGCGCGATCATGCCCCATTAGTAGCGGCATTGAAGGTTTGGCCGATCCGCATTAAAAAAGACGGTAAAGAAATTGTAATCGCCGTATTCGGCGGCTTCATGGAAGTCAAAGACAACGTGGTTACGATTACTTCCCGAGTGGCGGAAACGGCGGACTATATCGATATCGAACGAGCGATCAAAGCGCGCGATCGTGCGCTGTCTCGTTTGGAATCCAAGGATAAGAATATCGATTATGAGCGTGCCGAACTGGCTTTGCAACGTGCATTGATTCGTTTGCAAGTCGCCGGTGCGACCAAACTCAAAAGTTGA
- a CDS encoding phosphodiester glycosidase family protein, with protein MKHWWNHIGIRWLLVTLLFFVITSPIVVLFGPFANLKQAVVGAIVRSRHPHYITWLFDQQELDRILGRVQAVPEQDIFNFKVREDKTLKLQKIESDRFVGYLLEIPNPKRIQVATAADINEKGDTTSNIARNNDAVAAINGGGFYDPNGTGTGRLPYGFILHDGKYLLGEKVDDEEEVDFIGFSDSGNLIAGTYNKAELRRLGVIEGITFGPPLVVNGQKTITHGDGGWGIGPRTAIGQRRDGTVLFLVIDGRQVGYSVGASLADVQNIMYEQGAYIAANLDGGSSSTLYLNGKVVNKPADLLGERMIPTAFIVK; from the coding sequence ATGAAACATTGGTGGAATCATATCGGCATACGGTGGCTGCTGGTGACGCTGCTGTTTTTCGTCATCACAAGCCCGATTGTCGTTTTGTTCGGCCCGTTTGCGAATTTGAAGCAGGCGGTCGTTGGCGCGATTGTGCGCTCGCGCCATCCGCACTACATCACCTGGCTGTTTGATCAGCAGGAACTGGACCGCATTTTGGGACGTGTCCAGGCGGTGCCGGAACAGGATATTTTCAATTTCAAAGTGCGTGAAGATAAAACGCTGAAATTGCAAAAAATTGAATCGGATCGTTTCGTCGGGTATCTTTTGGAGATCCCGAATCCGAAACGAATCCAAGTCGCTACCGCCGCGGATATCAATGAAAAAGGCGATACGACCAGTAATATCGCCCGCAATAATGACGCGGTGGCCGCGATCAACGGCGGCGGTTTTTACGATCCCAACGGCACGGGCACGGGACGCTTGCCTTACGGTTTTATTTTGCATGACGGCAAATACCTTTTGGGCGAGAAGGTCGATGATGAAGAAGAAGTCGATTTTATCGGCTTTAGCGATAGCGGCAACCTGATTGCCGGCACGTACAATAAAGCGGAGCTTCGTCGGCTCGGCGTGATCGAGGGTATTACTTTCGGACCGCCCTTGGTCGTTAACGGACAGAAAACGATTACGCACGGTGACGGCGGCTGGGGCATCGGTCCGCGAACCGCTATCGGTCAACGTCGCGACGGCACCGTTTTATTTCTCGTCATTGACGGTCGCCAGGTCGGCTACTCCGTCGGCGCGTCGCTGGCGGACGTGCAAAATATCATGTATGAACAGGGCGCCTACATTGCCGCCAACTTGGACGGCGGCTCGAGCTCCACACTGTATTTAAATGGCAAAGTCGTGAATAAGCCGGCCGATCTTTTGGGCGAACGGATGATTCCGACCGCGTTTATTGTGAAATGA